Proteins encoded within one genomic window of Jiangella mangrovi:
- a CDS encoding phosphotransferase, producing MDAAAIADRFALGTRAALSDGPAARGKQGAVWRLTTTDGRWAVKVPFRPDDEQALRPAAVFQEAAAAAGVPAPRIRRTPEGDLFAVVDGVQLRVHEWVDHADPDPLLDPELVGAAVAATHRVPGAEPAAPFTDVDRWYLDPVGAPRWDRLIDELDAEGAPFAPKLAALRDELVGLESWLTPPAAPRTCHRDLVAANLVPTASGGVCIIDWENSGPADASQELGFVLFEFGRTDPGRARALAAAYADAGGPGRVTGPGDFSMLIAVLGHITELAAGDWLRPNDRSPSRAHAEEWIDEALDDPHTRDRLGGLLAGITQRG from the coding sequence GTGGACGCCGCCGCCATCGCCGACCGGTTCGCCCTCGGCACCCGCGCGGCGCTCTCCGACGGCCCGGCCGCCCGCGGCAAGCAGGGCGCCGTCTGGCGGCTCACCACCACTGACGGACGGTGGGCGGTGAAGGTCCCGTTCCGCCCGGACGACGAGCAGGCGCTGCGCCCGGCCGCCGTGTTCCAGGAGGCGGCCGCCGCGGCCGGGGTCCCGGCGCCACGCATCCGGCGCACCCCCGAGGGTGACCTCTTCGCCGTCGTCGACGGCGTCCAGCTACGGGTCCACGAGTGGGTCGACCACGCCGACCCCGACCCGCTCCTTGATCCCGAGCTGGTCGGCGCCGCCGTCGCCGCGACCCACCGGGTGCCCGGCGCCGAGCCGGCAGCGCCGTTCACCGACGTCGACCGCTGGTACCTCGACCCCGTCGGGGCGCCGCGGTGGGACCGGCTGATCGACGAGCTCGACGCCGAGGGCGCGCCGTTCGCGCCGAAGCTGGCCGCGCTGCGCGACGAGCTGGTCGGGCTGGAGTCGTGGCTGACACCCCCGGCGGCGCCGCGGACCTGCCACCGCGACCTCGTCGCCGCCAACCTGGTCCCGACGGCGTCGGGCGGTGTGTGCATCATCGACTGGGAGAACAGTGGCCCGGCCGACGCCTCCCAGGAGCTCGGTTTCGTGCTGTTCGAGTTCGGCCGCACCGATCCCGGCCGTGCCCGGGCGCTGGCTGCCGCCTACGCCGACGCCGGCGGGCCGGGCCGCGTGACCGGGCCGGGCGACTTCTCCATGCTGATCGCGGTGCTCGGGCACATCACCGAGCTCGCGGCCGGCGACTGGCTGCGGCCGAACGACCGCTCCCCCAGCCGGGCGCACGCCGAGGAGTGGATCGACGAGGCGCTCGACGACCCGCACACCCGCGACCGGCTCGGCGGCCTGCTGGCGGGAATCACTCAGCGCGGGTGA